In the genome of Fulvivirga maritima, one region contains:
- a CDS encoding glycosyltransferase, whose translation MFFSVIIPVYNRPDEVDELLESLTRQTYSHFEVLIIEDGSTNNCEAEVCKYASELDITYLSKPNSGQGFSRNYGFERAKGEYFVVFDSDCIIPDHYFETVNNYLQEHKLDAYGGPDRALKSFTATQRAISYSMTSIFTTGGIRGGKKRMGAFHPRSFNMGISKEVFEKTNGYIITRMGEDIEFSIRIIDNGFKTGLIEEAYVYHKRRTSLKQFYKQLHFFGRARVNISRFYPGEIKVVHLFPVLFTLGFMLLWLTPIISTHLFLLGVFLVTFYFGLIFLDSLFKEKNLSVAVLSVGAAFTQLFAYGIGFLQEGWRKLSQK comes from the coding sequence ATGTTTTTTTCTGTAATAATCCCCGTTTATAACCGTCCGGATGAAGTAGATGAACTGTTAGAGAGCCTAACCAGACAGACCTACAGCCATTTTGAAGTGTTGATCATAGAAGATGGCTCCACTAATAATTGTGAAGCTGAAGTATGTAAATATGCTTCAGAATTAGACATCACTTATTTATCTAAGCCAAATTCAGGCCAGGGATTCAGTAGAAATTATGGCTTTGAACGGGCTAAAGGCGAGTATTTCGTGGTTTTTGATTCGGACTGTATTATTCCTGATCATTACTTTGAAACCGTTAATAATTACTTGCAAGAGCATAAGTTAGACGCCTACGGAGGGCCTGATCGTGCACTTAAGAGCTTTACGGCTACCCAAAGGGCAATCAGTTACTCTATGACGTCCATCTTTACTACTGGGGGAATAAGAGGTGGTAAAAAGCGAATGGGGGCTTTTCATCCCAGAAGTTTTAATATGGGTATTTCTAAAGAAGTATTCGAAAAAACCAATGGTTATATCATCACCCGAATGGGAGAAGATATTGAATTTAGCATTCGTATTATTGATAATGGTTTTAAAACCGGCCTGATTGAAGAGGCTTATGTCTATCATAAACGCAGAACCAGCCTAAAGCAATTCTATAAACAGCTTCACTTTTTTGGTAGAGCGCGAGTAAACATCAGTAGGTTTTATCCTGGAGAGATCAAAGTTGTACACCTGTTCCCGGTTTTGTTTACTTTGGGATTTATGTTATTGTGGTTGACTCCAATAATAAGTACTCACTTGTTTCTGTTGGGCGTATTCTTAGTTACTTTTTATTTTGGACTCATCTTTTTAGATAGCCTTTTTAAAGAGAAGAATTTAAGCGTCGCTGTTCTTAGTGTAGGAGCGGCTTTTACGCAATTGTTTGCCTACGGTATTGGCTTTTTGCAGGAAGGATGGCGCAAATTAAGTCAAAAATAG
- a CDS encoding class I SAM-dependent methyltransferase, translating to MKKLISFIIRFVPRTVLQRVSVPGLKIVGLFLRGNNVTCPIVNKSYKKFLPYGRIKPRPNALCPDSLSLERHRLIWLFLKEKTDFFNKKIHFLHIAPEQCFLKPFEAQHGEQYITADLVSPLAKVKMDVHNIPFDDNTFDAAMCNHVMEHVEDDIQSMSEICRVLKPGGWAILQVPFFSPVPDETFEDKSITNPRDREKAYGQDDHVRLYGKDYADRLRKAGFEVDENKFVYELPAEQVKRYALPANEIIYFCKKPLLNK from the coding sequence ATGAAAAAACTTATCAGTTTCATCATCCGTTTTGTGCCTCGCACCGTGTTACAGAGAGTTAGTGTACCCGGCCTAAAAATAGTTGGACTTTTCCTTCGTGGTAATAATGTAACATGCCCCATTGTCAATAAAAGCTACAAGAAGTTTTTACCCTACGGCCGCATAAAGCCGAGGCCTAATGCCTTGTGTCCTGATTCCTTATCATTAGAAAGACACCGCCTTATTTGGCTTTTTCTTAAAGAGAAAACAGACTTTTTTAATAAGAAAATCCATTTCTTACACATTGCCCCTGAGCAGTGCTTTCTAAAACCCTTTGAAGCACAACACGGTGAGCAATACATTACAGCGGACTTAGTCTCGCCATTAGCCAAAGTAAAAATGGATGTTCATAATATTCCTTTTGATGATAACACCTTTGATGCCGCCATGTGCAACCACGTAATGGAGCATGTAGAAGATGATATTCAATCGATGAGCGAAATATGCCGAGTCCTAAAACCAGGTGGATGGGCCATTTTACAAGTGCCTTTTTTCTCACCAGTACCCGATGAAACTTTTGAAGATAAATCAATTACTAATCCCAGGGATCGTGAAAAAGCGTATGGGCAAGATGACCATGTAAGGCTTTATGGCAAAGACTATGCTGACAGACTGAGAAAAGCAGGCTTTGAGGTAGATGAAAACAAATTTGTTTATGAATTACCTGCCGAGCAAGTAAAAAGATACGCTTTACCCGCAAATGAAATCATATATTTCTGCAAGAAGCCATTGCTTAATAAGTAA
- a CDS encoding efflux RND transporter periplasmic adaptor subunit, producing MKKILIIGGAIVALLIVYFLVFGEGSATDSQLMATVERGDFEVKIITTGELEAKNSVEILGPSGLRNFGIFQVNIQSIAEEGTEVKKGAWIATLDPSELRGRITDVQADLDTRESEYTQMKLDTTLEMRQARDELINLKYDVEEKKIVLEQSQYEPPATIKQAQISVDKSKRAYDQAKENYKIKLKQNATKMRISAGKLNKAKRELDDLLELSNAFQIKAPEDGMLIYRKGWDGKPIKEGSQISAWDPVVATLPDLSVMLSKTYVNEVDVRKVKVGQKVQIGLDAFPEKELTGKVISIANVGEQKPNSDAKVFQVNVEIDGYDPLLLPSMTTSNTIITKHVPEVLHFPLESLHNQDDSITYVYKKEGLNIVKQEVQVGETNTTDAMILAGLEEGDRIYISVPGSEEGEVQLLPELNGKRNKPEAEDITEGKAQHNGSNPRGK from the coding sequence ATGAAAAAGATCTTAATCATTGGAGGTGCCATCGTGGCACTTTTAATTGTTTATTTTTTAGTGTTTGGAGAGGGAAGCGCTACAGATTCACAGCTTATGGCTACTGTAGAAAGAGGAGATTTTGAAGTTAAAATTATTACTACTGGCGAGTTAGAGGCCAAAAATTCGGTTGAGATTCTAGGGCCATCTGGTTTACGGAATTTCGGCATTTTTCAGGTAAATATTCAAAGTATAGCGGAGGAAGGCACAGAGGTGAAAAAAGGAGCCTGGATTGCTACTTTGGACCCTTCTGAGCTTAGAGGTAGAATTACCGATGTACAGGCTGACCTGGATACCCGGGAGTCTGAATACACGCAGATGAAGTTAGATACGACCCTGGAGATGAGGCAAGCCAGAGATGAGCTAATTAACCTTAAATACGATGTAGAGGAGAAAAAAATAGTGTTGGAACAATCTCAGTACGAGCCACCAGCCACCATAAAACAGGCGCAAATTTCCGTTGATAAATCAAAAAGAGCTTATGATCAGGCTAAAGAGAACTATAAAATTAAGCTGAAGCAGAATGCCACTAAAATGAGGATATCTGCTGGTAAACTTAATAAGGCCAAGCGAGAGCTAGATGATCTTTTAGAGCTAAGCAATGCTTTTCAAATTAAAGCTCCAGAAGATGGTATGCTGATCTATCGGAAAGGGTGGGATGGTAAGCCTATTAAAGAAGGTTCTCAGATTAGTGCCTGGGATCCTGTGGTGGCCACATTGCCAGATTTATCAGTGATGCTATCAAAAACCTATGTGAATGAGGTAGATGTACGAAAGGTGAAAGTAGGTCAGAAGGTGCAGATTGGTTTAGATGCTTTTCCTGAAAAGGAATTAACTGGTAAGGTGATAAGCATTGCAAATGTGGGCGAGCAAAAGCCTAATTCTGATGCAAAAGTATTTCAGGTTAATGTAGAGATTGATGGTTATGATCCGTTGCTGTTGCCATCTATGACTACCAGCAATACCATCATTACTAAACATGTGCCAGAGGTGCTTCATTTTCCTCTCGAGAGTCTGCATAATCAGGATGACTCCATCACTTACGTTTATAAAAAAGAAGGCCTCAATATAGTAAAGCAAGAGGTGCAAGTGGGTGAGACTAATACTACAGATGCTATGATTTTGGCAGGCTTGGAAGAGGGCGATCGCATATACATTTCTGTGCCTGGTAGCGAAGAAGGTGAAGTACAGCTACTGCCTGAGTTGAATGGCAAAAGAAATAAACCTGAAGCAGAAGATATTACGGAGGGAAAAGCTCAGCACAACGGAAGTAACCCCAGAGGTAAATAG
- a CDS encoding ABC transporter permease yields MNIDKRILANFHIALEAVIANKVRSILTALGIIFGVAAVIAMLAIGNGAQEEILEQIKLVGVNNIVISPVVKQKEEKLSEGEGDGQKSKFSPGLTMRDVAAIKEAIPSVQTISPEIILETYIIKNGIRRSTKLVGVEPSYFKITNFELQAGKMFNEDHLLRGAPVCVIGKSIKSRFFPTQDPIGKTIKCGNNWLTIIGVLKERIISEHSMSNLGIRDYNMDVYTPLQTVLIRYRNRDLITQSMIQQANQSSFGIGNSESEEGTSSETVNYHQLDRLTVQVDETELLNATADVLSRMLQRRHFDVVDFEVEIPELLLKQQQRTNDIFNYVLGAIAGISLLVGGIGIMNIMLASVLERIKEIGLRLALGAKKTDIVNQFLFESIMISISGGIIGVILGVSLAYTVSQVAEIPTIVSFASIILSFGVAATVGLIFGIAPARRAAKQDPISSLRYE; encoded by the coding sequence ATGAATATAGATAAACGAATTTTAGCCAATTTCCATATTGCGCTTGAGGCGGTAATTGCTAATAAGGTGCGCTCAATACTAACGGCTCTGGGGATAATTTTTGGTGTAGCAGCCGTAATTGCTATGCTGGCTATAGGTAATGGCGCACAGGAAGAAATTCTGGAACAGATTAAGCTGGTAGGGGTGAATAATATTGTAATCTCACCAGTGGTGAAGCAGAAGGAGGAGAAACTTAGCGAAGGGGAAGGTGACGGACAAAAATCTAAATTCTCCCCAGGACTAACCATGAGAGATGTGGCCGCCATAAAGGAAGCTATTCCTTCGGTGCAGACAATTAGTCCTGAGATTATTTTGGAGACTTATATCATAAAAAATGGAATCAGAAGGTCTACCAAGCTTGTAGGAGTAGAGCCAAGTTATTTTAAAATCACCAATTTCGAGTTACAGGCAGGGAAAATGTTCAATGAAGATCATTTGCTGCGGGGTGCTCCGGTTTGTGTGATAGGTAAATCTATTAAGTCCAGGTTTTTTCCTACTCAGGATCCTATCGGTAAAACCATTAAATGTGGTAATAACTGGCTTACTATCATAGGGGTGCTTAAGGAAAGGATCATCAGCGAACATAGTATGAGCAATCTGGGCATTAGAGATTATAATATGGATGTGTATACTCCTTTGCAGACAGTGCTTATCCGCTACAGAAATCGTGATCTGATCACTCAGTCTATGATTCAGCAGGCTAATCAGTCAAGTTTTGGTATTGGAAATAGTGAGAGCGAAGAGGGAACATCATCTGAAACGGTTAATTATCATCAGCTAGATAGGCTTACTGTGCAGGTAGATGAAACCGAGCTTTTAAATGCAACTGCAGATGTGCTTTCCCGGATGCTGCAACGTAGGCATTTTGATGTGGTGGATTTTGAAGTAGAGATTCCTGAACTGCTACTAAAGCAGCAGCAGCGGACTAATGATATTTTTAATTATGTGCTAGGTGCTATTGCAGGTATTTCACTTTTAGTGGGAGGCATAGGTATTATGAATATTATGCTGGCCTCTGTCTTAGAAAGAATCAAAGAGATAGGCTTAAGGCTGGCACTGGGAGCCAAAAAAACTGATATCGTTAATCAGTTTTTATTTGAATCAATCATGATTAGTATTTCAGGTGGCATCATAGGGGTGATCTTAGGGGTAAGTCTGGCTTATACTGTTTCTCAAGTGGCTGAGATTCCTACTATTGTTTCTTTTGCCTCTATTATTTTATCCTTTGGCGTAGCAGCAACCGTAGGACTAATATTCGGAATAGCCCCGGCCCGCAGAGCTGCCAAACAAGATCCTATTTCATCATTAAGATATGAGTAA
- a CDS encoding TolC family protein, whose translation MRYILIIVFLVVLQPLHAQVETFTLEEIIARAKSQSPASKQAETRKENRYWQYRYYRSNYNPQLRLSGSAPDYNLDYFSNRQDDGTIVFQSREQINSYVNLGIEQPISLTGGTVSVNSNLNHFRDYNQDLTQYNSTLFNVMLEQPLFGFNQLKWDKKTEPLRFEESKREYVEEMESISSDAVDYFFAFLSAQINLQIAQFNQANNDTIYKIEQGRYNIGTTSKDKLLQVELQLLRSKQDVAQARLDMETSRLQLRAFIGLQGGENFSLLLPETVPAFEISYGEALDYARQNRADFVAFERRKMEAQRDVAQARSERFQTDLTASYGTNNASPYVDQLYTDPNNQVRANISFNIPLIDWGRNKARMQTALANQRLVDYTIVQDEQNFEQEILTQVRQFEVLRTQLEITKKSDEVAQERYVVAQNRYLIGKIDITNLNIALTEKDDAKRAYIGALRSFWSAYYNLRRLTLYDFQNSQLLYVPENE comes from the coding sequence ATGAGATATATTTTAATTATTGTTTTTTTAGTAGTGTTGCAGCCTTTACACGCTCAGGTAGAGACTTTCACTCTTGAAGAAATTATAGCACGAGCCAAGTCTCAATCACCTGCTTCTAAACAAGCAGAAACACGTAAGGAAAATAGATATTGGCAGTATAGGTATTATCGATCTAACTATAACCCTCAACTAAGGTTAAGCGGTTCAGCACCTGATTATAATCTGGATTATTTTAGTAACCGGCAAGATGATGGTACTATTGTTTTTCAGAGTAGAGAGCAGATTAATTCCTATGTAAATCTGGGTATAGAACAACCCATAAGCCTTACTGGTGGTACGGTTTCGGTAAACTCTAACCTCAATCATTTTAGAGATTATAACCAGGATCTAACTCAGTATAATTCCACATTATTTAATGTAATGCTGGAGCAGCCTCTATTTGGGTTCAATCAGTTGAAATGGGATAAAAAAACAGAGCCGTTAAGGTTTGAAGAGTCTAAGCGAGAATATGTAGAGGAGATGGAGTCTATTTCTTCTGATGCCGTAGATTATTTCTTTGCTTTTCTTAGTGCTCAGATTAACCTGCAAATAGCCCAATTTAATCAGGCTAATAATGATACTATTTATAAAATAGAGCAAGGCAGGTATAACATTGGCACCACTTCAAAAGATAAGTTGTTGCAGGTGGAGCTACAGCTTCTTCGATCAAAGCAGGATGTAGCACAAGCTAGGCTGGACATGGAAACTTCCAGATTGCAACTTCGCGCTTTTATTGGTTTGCAGGGCGGAGAGAATTTTTCCTTACTCTTGCCGGAAACTGTACCTGCCTTTGAAATCAGCTACGGAGAGGCGCTGGATTACGCCCGACAAAACAGGGCGGATTTCGTAGCTTTTGAAAGACGAAAAATGGAGGCGCAAAGAGATGTTGCTCAGGCAAGATCAGAGCGTTTTCAGACTGACCTTACAGCTTCTTATGGTACTAATAATGCTAGTCCTTATGTAGATCAGTTGTATACTGATCCTAATAATCAGGTACGTGCTAATATTAGTTTTAACATCCCGCTGATAGATTGGGGCAGAAATAAAGCGCGGATGCAAACAGCTTTAGCTAACCAAAGGCTGGTAGATTATACTATAGTGCAAGATGAACAAAATTTTGAGCAAGAGATATTAACACAGGTAAGGCAGTTTGAAGTGCTGCGAACCCAACTGGAAATTACTAAAAAATCTGATGAAGTGGCTCAGGAGCGTTATGTGGTCGCTCAAAACCGATATCTTATTGGTAAAATCGATATAACTAACCTCAATATAGCACTTACAGAAAAGGATGATGCCAAAAGAGCATATATCGGCGCGCTCAGATCTTTCTGGTCTGCCTATTATAATCTAAGAAGATTAACCCTTTATGATTTCCAAAACAGCCAACTGCTGTATGTTCCTGAAAATGAATAA
- the purB gene encoding adenylosuccinate lyase gives MELNTLTALSPVDGRYRRHTSTLSPYLSEYGLIKYRVWVEIEYFIALCNAGLPQLKDFDQSLYSDLRNIYKRFSEEDALTIKETEKITNHDVKAVEYFIKEKFDSLNISAYKEFIHFGLTSQDINNTAIPMSLKHSLEAVVLPLISSIHDKISSCADQWKDIPMLAKTHGQPASPTRLGKEFRVFSERIGKQLDLLKTIPSAAKFGGATGNFNAHHVAYPENDWISFGNHFVKEHLGLERSHPTTQIEHYDHLAALFDNLKRINTILIDFSRDIWQYVSSNYFKQKIKAGEVGSSAMPHKVNPIDFENAEGNLGIANAVFEHLSAKLPISRLQRDLTDSTVLRNISVPLAHTLIALKSLEKGIGKLELNEAALKADLNDNWAVVAEAIQTILRREGYPKPYEALKDLTRTNEAITEKSIKDFIETLNVSDEVKAELRVITPYNYTGM, from the coding sequence ATGGAATTAAATACACTTACAGCTCTTTCGCCTGTTGATGGAAGATACAGAAGACATACTTCAACCTTATCGCCTTACTTATCTGAGTATGGCCTTATCAAATATAGGGTATGGGTAGAAATTGAGTATTTTATCGCCTTGTGCAATGCAGGATTACCTCAATTAAAAGATTTTGATCAGTCTCTTTACAGTGATCTGAGAAATATTTACAAACGCTTTTCTGAAGAGGATGCACTGACCATCAAGGAAACTGAAAAAATCACTAACCATGATGTGAAAGCTGTAGAATATTTTATCAAAGAAAAATTTGACAGCCTGAATATCAGCGCTTACAAAGAGTTTATTCACTTTGGCCTTACTTCTCAAGACATTAATAATACGGCAATACCTATGTCTTTGAAGCATTCTTTAGAAGCAGTGGTACTTCCGTTAATATCTTCTATACATGACAAAATAAGTAGCTGTGCTGATCAGTGGAAGGACATTCCTATGCTTGCAAAAACCCATGGACAGCCGGCATCTCCTACCAGACTGGGCAAAGAATTCAGGGTTTTTTCTGAGCGTATTGGTAAGCAACTAGACTTATTAAAAACTATTCCTTCTGCTGCTAAATTTGGAGGGGCTACAGGTAATTTCAATGCTCACCATGTAGCTTATCCTGAAAATGACTGGATCAGTTTTGGAAATCATTTTGTAAAAGAACATTTAGGCTTAGAGCGCAGTCACCCAACTACGCAAATAGAGCATTATGATCATCTGGCTGCGTTGTTTGATAACCTGAAAAGAATCAATACTATTCTCATTGATTTCAGCAGAGACATTTGGCAATATGTTTCTTCTAACTATTTCAAACAAAAGATTAAAGCCGGAGAGGTAGGATCTTCTGCTATGCCACACAAGGTAAACCCTATTGATTTTGAAAACGCTGAAGGCAACCTTGGTATTGCTAATGCTGTTTTTGAGCACTTATCAGCAAAACTGCCTATCTCCAGATTACAAAGAGATCTTACTGACTCTACCGTACTAAGAAACATCAGTGTGCCTTTAGCACATACGCTTATTGCTTTAAAATCATTAGAAAAAGGCATTGGTAAGCTAGAATTAAACGAAGCTGCGCTTAAAGCGGATCTTAACGACAACTGGGCTGTGGTAGCAGAGGCTATTCAAACTATTTTGAGAAGAGAAGGCTATCCTAAGCCCTATGAAGCCTTAAAAGACCTCACCAGAACCAATGAGGCCATTACAGAAAAATCTATTAAAGACTTTATAGAAACCCTCAATGTAAGTGATGAAGTAAAAGCTGAATTAAGAGTAATTACTCCTTACAACTATACAGGAATGTAA
- a CDS encoding ferredoxin--NADP reductase, whose product MAFSFFKRNKKKDKSSGKPATSSSRYLDLTVNNIIQETKDAITIVFDAPEGNFNYKSGQFLTLILPIDGKEVRRSYSLCSSPFVDDKPAVTVKRVDNGLVSNWLPDNLKAGDTIKIMEPMGTFTTEYVSTNKRHVVMFAGGSGITPIISIAKSLLNQEPDSIISLIYCNRNLDSVIFKETLEQMEAEHEGRLNVIHVLDDAPMNWQGHSGLLTHDMLLKIFERIPQWGEEKTTYLMCGPEGMMQNVLDILAEQKIDKSKIFKESFVSGTLDKAEKSTETANGEIVTREVTVMYSGEEHKFEVEPTTTILEKALDLGIDLPFSCQSGLCTACRCKCLSGKIKMDEEEGLSEAEVEEGYVLICVGHPLTDDVVIEVG is encoded by the coding sequence ATGGCATTTAGTTTTTTTAAAAGAAACAAAAAAAAGGATAAATCATCAGGTAAGCCTGCAACTAGCAGTAGTAGATATTTAGATCTTACCGTAAATAATATTATTCAGGAAACTAAGGATGCAATAACTATTGTTTTCGATGCTCCTGAAGGGAATTTTAATTATAAATCAGGCCAGTTTTTAACACTGATTTTACCTATTGATGGTAAAGAAGTACGAAGATCATATTCTTTGTGCTCATCACCTTTTGTAGATGATAAACCGGCAGTTACCGTAAAAAGGGTAGACAATGGCTTGGTGTCTAACTGGCTTCCTGATAACCTGAAAGCAGGAGATACGATCAAAATCATGGAGCCTATGGGTACCTTCACCACCGAGTATGTGTCTACCAACAAGAGACATGTGGTCATGTTTGCCGGTGGGAGTGGCATTACACCTATCATTTCTATCGCCAAATCATTGCTTAATCAGGAGCCTGATAGCATTATTTCTTTGATCTATTGCAATCGTAACTTGGATAGCGTGATTTTTAAAGAAACGCTGGAACAGATGGAGGCTGAGCATGAAGGACGTTTAAACGTGATTCATGTGTTAGATGATGCTCCTATGAACTGGCAAGGCCACTCAGGACTATTAACTCACGATATGCTTTTGAAAATATTCGAAAGAATACCTCAGTGGGGTGAAGAAAAGACCACTTACCTCATGTGTGGTCCTGAAGGTATGATGCAGAATGTGCTTGATATTCTGGCTGAACAGAAAATAGATAAATCGAAAATATTTAAAGAAAGCTTTGTTTCCGGTACTTTGGATAAAGCAGAAAAATCTACTGAAACGGCTAATGGTGAGATTGTAACCAGAGAAGTGACAGTAATGTACTCAGGAGAGGAGCATAAGTTTGAAGTGGAACCGACCACAACTATTTTGGAGAAGGCACTTGATTTGGGAATAGACCTTCCGTTTAGCTGCCAAAGTGGACTTTGTACGGCCTGTAGGTGTAAATGCCTGTCAGGAAAAATTAAAATGGATGAAGAGGAGGGACTTTCTGAAGCTGAGGTAGAAGAAGGTTATGTGCTGATCTGTGTGGGCCATCCGCTTACTGATGATGTAGTGATTGAAGTAGGATAA
- a CDS encoding M3 family oligoendopeptidase, giving the protein MSRDIIIPERKPRTFLPEDFKVENWEGLEPYFKDLLERDLNSKEDLKNWFKDRSELEAIISEDMAWRYINMTRYTDNDDYTQAFHHFVQQIEPKIAPVSDKLNQKAVNSPFLKELETEEGYDIMIRSLRKDIEIFREENIEVFTQIQTETQKFGQINGAMTVEVEGNELTLQQAGVILQSPDRAKREEVYHKIAERRLQDKEKLNDLFTTLIQLRDKVAHNAGFSNFRDYMFKAMGRFDYTPQDCFDFHSSVKAEVVPLLNDLAEERKQQLGVDQLRPWDKAVDPQNKEALKPFEGSKDLTNKTIECFKRLDPYLGECLEIMDEMGHLDLESRKGKSPGGYNYPLSEIGVPFIFMNATSTLRDMVTILHEGGHAVHSFLTRDLELADFKHAPSEVAELASMSMELISMDHWDLFFNNEEDLKRAKKEHLEQIIETLPWVATIDKFQHWIYENPTHTEEQRTTAWNEIFADFSDSITDWEGLEGNRNFLWQKQLHLYEVPFYYIEYGMAQLGAIAVWKNFKEDNQKGLEGYINALKLGYTRSIPEVYEAANIKFDFSKSYIKELISFVKDEIALIG; this is encoded by the coding sequence ATGAGTAGAGATATAATTATACCAGAAAGAAAACCAAGAACTTTTTTGCCTGAAGACTTTAAAGTAGAAAATTGGGAAGGTTTAGAGCCTTATTTTAAAGATCTGCTGGAAAGAGATCTCAATAGTAAGGAAGATTTGAAAAACTGGTTTAAAGATAGAAGCGAATTAGAAGCTATCATTTCTGAAGACATGGCCTGGAGATATATTAATATGACCAGGTATACTGATAATGACGATTATACTCAGGCTTTTCATCATTTTGTACAGCAGATAGAGCCTAAAATAGCTCCTGTCTCTGATAAATTAAACCAGAAAGCAGTAAACAGCCCGTTCCTTAAAGAGCTGGAAACAGAAGAAGGTTATGATATTATGATCCGCAGTCTGCGTAAAGATATTGAGATATTCAGAGAAGAGAATATCGAAGTATTTACTCAGATACAGACTGAAACCCAGAAGTTTGGACAGATCAATGGGGCTATGACTGTGGAAGTAGAGGGTAACGAGCTTACTTTGCAGCAAGCCGGTGTTATTCTCCAATCTCCTGACAGAGCCAAACGCGAGGAGGTTTATCATAAAATTGCCGAAAGAAGACTGCAGGATAAGGAAAAACTCAATGATTTATTTACCACTTTAATACAGCTTAGAGATAAAGTGGCTCATAATGCAGGCTTTTCTAACTTCAGAGATTATATGTTTAAGGCTATGGGGCGCTTCGACTATACGCCACAAGATTGCTTCGATTTTCATAGCTCAGTGAAAGCCGAAGTGGTGCCTTTGCTTAATGACTTGGCAGAAGAAAGAAAACAGCAGTTAGGAGTAGATCAGCTTCGTCCTTGGGATAAAGCCGTTGATCCTCAAAATAAAGAGGCCTTAAAGCCTTTTGAGGGAAGTAAAGACCTCACCAATAAAACTATTGAATGCTTCAAAAGATTGGATCCTTATTTGGGAGAATGCCTTGAGATAATGGACGAAATGGGGCATTTAGACCTTGAAAGCAGAAAAGGAAAATCTCCTGGAGGTTATAATTACCCTCTATCAGAAATAGGCGTTCCTTTTATATTTATGAATGCCACCTCTACGCTTAGAGACATGGTTACTATATTGCATGAAGGTGGACATGCCGTGCATTCATTCCTTACCAGAGATCTGGAATTGGCAGATTTTAAACATGCCCCAAGTGAAGTAGCGGAATTAGCTTCTATGAGTATGGAACTCATTTCTATGGATCATTGGGATTTGTTTTTTAATAATGAAGAAGATCTAAAACGAGCTAAAAAGGAACATCTGGAGCAAATAATAGAGACCTTACCCTGGGTAGCTACTATAGATAAGTTCCAACATTGGATCTATGAAAACCCAACTCACACCGAGGAGCAAAGAACCACTGCCTGGAATGAAATATTTGCAGACTTCTCTGATAGCATTACCGATTGGGAAGGACTTGAGGGAAATAGAAATTTCTTATGGCAGAAGCAATTACACCTATATGAGGTTCCTTTTTACTATATTGAATACGGAATGGCTCAATTAGGAGCTATAGCCGTATGGAAAAATTTCAAAGAAGATAACCAAAAAGGGCTTGAAGGATATATAAATGCCTTAAAATTAGGCTATACCAGATCAATACCAGAAGTATATGAAGCTGCTAATATTAAATTTGATTTTAGTAAATCTTATATTAAAGAATTGATATCTTTTGTAAAAGATGAAATCGCTTTAATTGGATGA